From the Opitutia bacterium genome, one window contains:
- a CDS encoding DUF2961 domain-containing protein, producing the protein MFAKLPPLRFLALLPLLSAAANGAPETPLSVSFAAELRRLRESDHLFQSQPHRLTQQSGFSRKGDNPDRLDYLYREGEWLVYADASGPGVVSRIWSTHGGEWQPIRIEVDGRVLYEGSAEKFFGMDRAPFVPPLCEIRSAAIRQLTAEKETGRRHVWGVSYVPIPFQTRFRYLQKQQLYTNINFKHLPENTVVQPYPLELSESDQRELQLTREAWSQFQSTRTTTGSFAVTDREITVQPGEDPSSRLALTGPGLIREIRLLSSATPAELASLWLEVRWDGATAPAIAIPLDTGLGSLAQRTLALGRTPDGWQYLRFAMPFHRSADIRLVNRNAAPLSVRVHVAHEAMPELPGDSLYLHARANDGEFVAARDRYLHPDVPAAEFYYHNGFTALDFTGRGHIVAYLDRFQCQPELDEHVFLDDERRFPENSWNGTGHEDLFDMAWGHKPHSAALTSGGSQSFAEVNVKLFWNDPLTFRTAVKFNWEWSFKRDVPPPRDARFRSVVYFYAAAEAAAK; encoded by the coding sequence ATGTTCGCAAAACTGCCCCCCCTTCGGTTCCTCGCGTTGCTGCCCCTCTTGTCCGCTGCGGCCAATGGCGCGCCAGAAACGCCGCTCTCGGTCTCGTTCGCCGCGGAACTCCGGCGCCTGCGCGAGAGCGATCATCTTTTTCAATCGCAACCGCATCGACTGACCCAGCAATCGGGCTTCAGCCGCAAGGGCGACAACCCGGATCGACTCGATTATCTTTACCGCGAAGGCGAGTGGCTGGTTTACGCCGACGCCTCCGGTCCCGGCGTCGTGTCGCGCATCTGGTCGACGCACGGCGGCGAGTGGCAGCCCATCCGCATCGAAGTCGACGGTCGCGTGCTCTACGAGGGCAGCGCCGAGAAATTCTTCGGCATGGATCGCGCCCCCTTCGTCCCGCCCTTGTGCGAAATCCGCTCGGCCGCGATCCGCCAGCTGACCGCCGAGAAGGAAACCGGCCGCCGCCACGTGTGGGGCGTGTCGTATGTCCCCATCCCGTTTCAGACGCGGTTCCGCTACCTGCAAAAGCAGCAGCTCTACACCAACATCAATTTCAAGCACCTGCCGGAAAACACGGTCGTCCAACCCTACCCGCTCGAACTTTCCGAGTCGGACCAGCGCGAACTGCAGCTGACGCGCGAAGCTTGGAGCCAATTTCAGTCCACGCGCACCACCACCGGTTCGTTCGCCGTCACGGACCGTGAAATCACCGTGCAGCCCGGCGAGGACCCGTCGTCACGCCTCGCGCTGACCGGTCCCGGCCTCATCCGCGAAATCCGTCTGCTCAGCTCCGCCACGCCGGCGGAACTCGCTTCGCTCTGGCTCGAGGTCCGCTGGGACGGCGCGACCGCTCCGGCGATCGCGATACCGCTGGACACCGGCCTGGGTTCACTCGCGCAACGCACGCTCGCGCTCGGCCGGACGCCCGACGGCTGGCAATATCTCCGCTTCGCGATGCCGTTCCACCGCAGCGCGGATATCCGGCTGGTGAACCGCAATGCCGCCCCACTGTCCGTGCGCGTGCACGTCGCGCACGAAGCCATGCCGGAGTTGCCCGGCGATTCCCTCTATCTGCATGCCCGCGCCAACGACGGCGAGTTCGTCGCCGCGCGCGACCGCTATCTCCATCCGGACGTGCCGGCGGCCGAGTTCTACTACCACAACGGTTTCACCGCGCTCGATTTCACCGGTCGCGGCCACATCGTCGCCTACCTCGATCGTTTTCAATGCCAGCCGGAACTCGACGAGCACGTCTTCCTCGACGACGAGCGCCGCTTTCCCGAAAACTCCTGGAACGGCACCGGCCACGAAGACCTTTTCGACATGGCGTGGGGACACAAGCCGCACAGCGCCGCGCTCACGTCCGGCGGCAGCCAGAGTTTCGCGGAAGTGAACGTGAAACTTTTCTGGAACGATCCCCTCACCTTCCGCACGGCGGTGAAATTCAATTGGGAGTGGTCCTTCAAACGCGACGTGCCTCCGCCGCGCGACGCGCGCTTCCGTTCCGTCGTCTACTTCTACGCCGCGGCCGAAGCCGCGGCCAAGTGA
- a CDS encoding methylmalonyl-CoA mutase, with translation MNRSEWEESVLKPALAKTPERCDRFETASGLPLPRVALPATPDADYAGQLGLPGAYPFTRGIHPTMYRGRLWTMRQYAGYSTAEETNQRFRFLLEQGTTGLSMAFDLPTQIGYDSDDPIATGEVGKVGVAIDSVADLERVFDGLPLDRVSTSMTINATAAILLAMYVVAAERRGVAWNQLRGTLQNDILKEYIARGTYIFPPGPSLRLTTDTIAWCLEHTPGINPVSISGYHIREAGSTAVQEVAFTLADAVAYIEAARGAGLRLEDFGAKLSFFFNASSDFLEEAAKFRAARRLYARLVRERFGCAVPECQALRFHTQTAGHTLTAVQTEVNVVRVTLQALAAVLGGTQSLHTNARDEAQSLPTEESARLALRIQQLIAAESGVCHTIDPLGGSYLVEQLTDRIEEEARTLIARIDQLGGMPAAIASGWVQQEIEVAAYHHQCEVESGERKIVGVNCHVVPEQSEPAVFRPDPAVELAQVARLRERKARRDSEKVRTALADVRLAAEGTTNLLGPIIAAVRVEATVGEICGVLRQVWGEHKTRMS, from the coding sequence ATGAATCGAAGTGAGTGGGAAGAATCCGTGCTGAAACCTGCGTTGGCGAAAACGCCCGAGCGGTGCGACCGCTTCGAGACGGCGTCCGGCCTGCCGCTGCCGCGCGTAGCGCTGCCGGCGACGCCGGATGCGGACTACGCCGGGCAACTCGGACTGCCGGGCGCGTATCCGTTCACCCGCGGCATCCACCCGACGATGTATCGCGGACGCCTGTGGACGATGCGGCAATACGCGGGCTATTCGACGGCGGAGGAGACGAACCAGCGCTTCCGCTTCCTGCTGGAGCAAGGCACGACCGGACTCTCGATGGCCTTCGATCTGCCCACGCAGATCGGTTACGACTCCGACGACCCGATTGCGACGGGCGAGGTGGGGAAGGTCGGCGTGGCAATCGACTCCGTCGCGGATCTCGAACGCGTGTTCGACGGACTCCCGCTCGATCGCGTTTCCACCTCGATGACGATCAACGCCACCGCGGCCATCCTGCTGGCGATGTATGTGGTGGCGGCGGAGCGGCGCGGCGTCGCGTGGAACCAGCTGCGCGGCACGCTGCAGAACGACATTCTCAAGGAGTATATCGCACGCGGCACTTACATCTTTCCGCCCGGCCCGAGTCTTCGTTTGACGACGGACACGATCGCCTGGTGCCTCGAGCATACGCCCGGCATCAATCCGGTCTCGATTTCGGGTTATCACATTCGAGAGGCCGGCTCGACGGCGGTGCAGGAAGTGGCCTTCACGCTCGCCGACGCGGTGGCCTACATCGAAGCGGCGCGCGGCGCGGGGCTCCGCCTGGAGGATTTCGGCGCGAAGCTCTCGTTCTTTTTCAACGCATCGTCGGATTTTCTCGAGGAGGCCGCGAAGTTCCGCGCGGCGCGGCGGCTCTACGCGCGGCTGGTGCGCGAGCGGTTCGGCTGCGCGGTGCCCGAGTGCCAGGCGCTTCGTTTTCACACGCAGACTGCTGGCCACACGCTCACGGCGGTGCAGACGGAGGTGAACGTCGTGCGGGTGACGTTGCAGGCGCTGGCCGCGGTGCTCGGCGGCACGCAGTCGTTGCACACGAACGCGCGCGACGAGGCCCAATCGCTGCCGACGGAGGAGTCGGCGCGTCTGGCGTTGCGCATTCAGCAGTTGATCGCCGCGGAGTCAGGCGTCTGTCACACGATCGATCCGCTCGGCGGCAGCTATCTGGTCGAGCAGCTCACGGATCGCATCGAGGAGGAAGCGCGGACGTTGATCGCACGCATCGATCAACTCGGAGGAATGCCGGCGGCCATCGCGAGCGGCTGGGTGCAGCAGGAGATCGAAGTCGCGGCGTATCACCACCAATGCGAGGTGGAATCCGGCGAACGCAAGATCGTCGGGGTGAATTGCCACGTCGTGCCCGAGCAGAGCGAGCCCGCGGTTTTTCGTCCCGATCCCGCCGTCGAGCTCGCTCAGGTGGCGCGATTGCGCGAACGAAAGGCGCGGCGTGACAGCGAGAAAGTCCGCACGGCGCTCGCCGACGTGCGCCTGGCGGCGGAAGGAACCACGAATTTGCTGGGACCGATCATCGCGGCCGTGCGCGTTGAAGCCACGGTTGGCGAGATTTGCGGCGTGCTGCGTCAGGTTTGGGGAGAACACAAAACCCGGATGAGCTGA
- a CDS encoding methylmalonyl Co-A mutase-associated GTPase MeaB, protein MNPFTGDLPAWSALDQRALARWLSEIETRTPAGCAASAALQRQEWPGVNIGITGPPGCGKSTLVGALAREWLRRGESVAVLAIDPSSVRHGGALLGDRVRMMDGTLDERVFVRSLATRGEAGGVVVAAADLARLLRAAGYRRVLIETVGVGQSELAVAAQADLTLVVQAPGGGDEVQAMKHGILEVADVLVVNKADRPEAGRLAEHLARWTGLPAERICRTNALSGDGVASLIDLVERSAGTRGEPRRHDEIRAIAIAMLTREVDRQLRDHPLDESDTWTAAEQVVAALRRKSPREENS, encoded by the coding sequence ATGAATCCTTTCACGGGCGATCTACCCGCATGGAGCGCGCTCGACCAGCGAGCGCTCGCGCGCTGGTTGTCGGAAATCGAGACGCGCACGCCGGCCGGATGTGCCGCCAGCGCGGCGCTGCAACGGCAGGAATGGCCCGGCGTGAATATCGGCATCACGGGTCCGCCGGGCTGCGGCAAGTCGACGCTGGTGGGCGCACTCGCGCGCGAGTGGCTTCGTCGCGGCGAGTCGGTCGCCGTGCTCGCGATCGATCCTTCGTCGGTGCGGCACGGCGGGGCGCTGCTCGGGGATCGTGTGCGCATGATGGACGGCACGCTGGACGAACGGGTGTTCGTGCGCTCGCTGGCGACTCGCGGTGAGGCGGGTGGTGTGGTCGTCGCCGCGGCCGATCTGGCGCGTCTGTTGCGCGCGGCCGGTTATCGGCGCGTGCTGATCGAGACCGTCGGCGTCGGTCAGAGCGAACTCGCCGTCGCCGCCCAGGCCGATCTCACGCTCGTCGTGCAGGCGCCGGGCGGAGGCGATGAAGTGCAGGCGATGAAACACGGCATTCTCGAGGTGGCCGATGTGTTGGTGGTCAACAAGGCCGACCGGCCGGAAGCGGGCCGCCTGGCGGAGCACCTCGCGCGTTGGACCGGATTGCCGGCCGAGCGCATCTGCCGGACCAATGCGTTGAGCGGCGACGGCGTGGCGTCGTTGATTGATTTGGTCGAGCGGTCCGCGGGCACGCGCGGCGAGCCGCGCCGGCACGACGAGATTCGGGCGATCGCCATCGCGATGCTCACGCGTGAAGTCGACCGGCAGTTGCGCGACCATCCGCTCGACGAGAGCGATACCTGGACGGCCGCGGAACAAGTGGTGGCGGCGTTGCGGCGGAAATCGCCCAGGGAAGAAAACTCATGA
- a CDS encoding cobalamin B12-binding domain-containing protein, which yields MNPTLREFTPKGRVLIGKPGLDGHSRGAKFIAKALADHGFEVIYTGIRRTPREIAVAAVQENVDVVGLSLLSGAHHTLFPAVLAELRALGGGDIPVIVGGVIPSADIPALRALGIRAVFTPGAPLAEVLAAFEEACRARP from the coding sequence ATGAATCCGACGCTGCGGGAATTCACGCCGAAGGGCCGGGTGCTGATCGGCAAGCCCGGGCTCGATGGACACAGCCGCGGGGCAAAATTTATTGCGAAGGCGCTCGCCGATCACGGCTTCGAGGTGATCTACACCGGCATCCGGCGCACGCCCCGCGAGATCGCGGTTGCCGCGGTGCAGGAGAATGTGGACGTCGTCGGCTTGTCGCTGCTTTCCGGCGCGCATCACACGCTGTTTCCGGCGGTGCTTGCGGAACTGCGCGCGCTGGGCGGAGGAGACATTCCGGTGATTGTCGGTGGCGTGATTCCGTCGGCGGACATTCCGGCGCTGCGGGCGCTGGGCATCCGCGCGGTCTTCACGCCGGGCGCGCCGCTCGCGGAAGTGCTGGCGGCGTTTGAGGAGGCGTGCCGCGCGCGGCCATGA
- a CDS encoding AMP-binding protein, with the protein MKDTVASYSVEIVARAVRHGERVAIVDGEGEVSYHDLVAAAHRAADCLLANGADLAGARVALLAPPGRDYVIAQWGTWLAGGVIVPLCLTHPLAEMAYMVGDAEVSVIVAHPQFEAMARELAATRSVRVVSTLEFRADSVRAGRLPEVGANQRAMIIYTSGTTGKPKGVVTTHRNIAAQITALIDAWEWRPGDRILHVLPLHHLHGVINVLGCALWAGAVCEMHARFEARAVWERIARGGLTLFMAVPVIYQRLIAQWDEANPEERAMLTRAASALRLMVCGSAALPVPVFEKWREVSGQFLLERYGMTEIGMALSNPLHGPRLPGTVGVPLSGVLVRLVDEAGAVIEADDQPGEIEVAGPAVFLEYWRRPAETLAAFHEGWFRTGDIARRRVGIYAILGRNSVDIIKTGAYKVSALEIEHELLAHPAIEECAVVGVPDDEWGERVCAVINWRGGAGLSLEELRAWCKERLAVYKVPSRVLSNVPLPRNALGKVTKKDVQALFKCTP; encoded by the coding sequence ATGAAAGACACTGTTGCGAGTTATTCTGTCGAGATCGTCGCTCGGGCCGTGCGGCACGGGGAGCGGGTGGCCATCGTGGATGGCGAAGGGGAGGTGTCCTACCACGACTTGGTCGCGGCGGCGCATCGCGCGGCGGACTGCCTGCTGGCGAACGGCGCCGACCTCGCCGGTGCGCGGGTGGCGCTGCTCGCGCCGCCGGGCCGTGATTACGTGATTGCCCAGTGGGGCACGTGGCTCGCCGGCGGAGTGATCGTGCCGCTGTGCCTCACGCATCCGCTCGCCGAGATGGCTTACATGGTCGGTGACGCCGAAGTGAGCGTGATCGTCGCGCATCCGCAGTTTGAGGCGATGGCGCGTGAGCTGGCGGCGACGCGCAGCGTGCGGGTGGTTTCCACGCTCGAATTTCGCGCCGACTCGGTCCGAGCCGGTCGATTGCCGGAGGTCGGCGCGAACCAGCGAGCCATGATCATCTACACGAGCGGCACGACGGGAAAACCGAAGGGCGTCGTCACGACCCACCGCAACATTGCCGCGCAGATCACGGCCTTGATCGACGCGTGGGAGTGGCGGCCGGGCGATCGCATCCTGCATGTGCTCCCGTTGCATCATCTCCACGGGGTGATCAACGTGCTCGGTTGCGCGTTGTGGGCGGGCGCGGTGTGCGAGATGCACGCGCGCTTCGAGGCGCGCGCGGTGTGGGAACGGATCGCGCGTGGCGGGCTGACCTTGTTCATGGCCGTGCCAGTGATCTACCAGCGGCTCATCGCGCAGTGGGACGAAGCCAACCCCGAGGAGCGCGCGATGCTCACGCGGGCCGCGAGTGCGCTTCGCCTCATGGTCTGCGGCTCGGCGGCGTTGCCGGTCCCCGTGTTCGAAAAGTGGCGCGAGGTGAGCGGCCAGTTTTTGCTCGAACGCTACGGCATGACCGAGATCGGCATGGCGCTGTCGAATCCGCTGCACGGTCCGCGCCTGCCGGGCACGGTGGGAGTGCCGTTGTCCGGTGTGCTGGTCCGGCTGGTGGACGAAGCGGGCGCGGTGATCGAGGCCGACGATCAGCCGGGCGAGATCGAGGTCGCCGGCCCCGCGGTGTTTCTGGAGTATTGGCGCCGCCCGGCGGAGACGCTGGCGGCGTTTCACGAAGGTTGGTTTCGCACGGGCGATATTGCCCGCCGCCGGGTCGGCATCTACGCGATTCTCGGGCGAAACTCGGTCGATATCATCAAGACCGGCGCCTACAAGGTGTCCGCGCTCGAGATCGAGCACGAGCTGCTCGCGCATCCGGCGATCGAGGAGTGTGCGGTGGTGGGCGTGCCCGACGACGAGTGGGGCGAGCGAGTTTGCGCCGTGATCAACTGGCGAGGCGGCGCCGGCTTGTCGCTGGAGGAGCTGCGCGCCTGGTGCAAGGAACGGCTCGCCGTCTACAAGGTGCCGAGTCGCGTGCTCTCGAATGTGCCGCTGCCGCGCAACGCGCTCGGCAAGGTGACGAAGAAGGACGTTCAGGCGCTGTTCAAATGCACGCCATGA
- a CDS encoding C4-dicarboxylate ABC transporter: MALEPAASWLIAFLVVIALSLTARINVGWLAIAFAGIVGVGWGSLKPAAVLGSFPASLFVTLLGVTLLFGVAEKNGALAVGTTVFVRAFGGVAALLPPAFFLLAAIVSAAGPGAVAATALVAPLAMTAGAAARVPPVLMALLVANGANAGSLSPFSAVGVIVQTQFVKAGIPIEGWRVFLPNFVAHTIMAALAYLFFGGLKLSRQRAEIAAGEAVTFGRAQIVTIVVTVAWIGAVVLGWADLGLAAFVAASLLILVGAVDDAAATKAVPWSVLVMVCGVSLLVEIGQRMGGLRLFTTGLAQLATPGSVNGVMAFVTGLVSTYSSTSGVVYPAFLPMVPGLIGELGGGDPVAVGLSINVGAALVDVSPLSTLGALCIAAGVARGADGKAMFRTLLLWGFAMTLVGAVFCQLFIGWFV; encoded by the coding sequence GTGGCGCTCGAGCCGGCGGCGAGCTGGCTGATCGCGTTTCTGGTGGTCATCGCTCTGAGCCTGACTGCGCGGATCAACGTGGGGTGGCTCGCGATCGCGTTTGCGGGGATCGTGGGCGTCGGCTGGGGAAGCTTGAAACCCGCCGCCGTGCTCGGGTCGTTTCCGGCGTCGTTGTTCGTCACGCTGCTCGGCGTGACGCTGCTCTTTGGCGTGGCCGAGAAAAACGGTGCGCTCGCGGTGGGCACGACGGTGTTTGTGCGGGCGTTCGGCGGCGTCGCGGCGTTGCTGCCGCCGGCGTTTTTTCTCCTCGCAGCCATCGTGTCCGCGGCCGGTCCGGGCGCGGTGGCGGCCACCGCTCTGGTCGCGCCGCTGGCGATGACGGCGGGTGCGGCGGCGCGGGTGCCGCCGGTGCTGATGGCGTTGCTGGTGGCGAACGGTGCCAACGCCGGCTCGCTTTCGCCGTTCAGCGCCGTGGGCGTGATCGTGCAGACTCAGTTTGTGAAGGCCGGCATTCCGATCGAAGGCTGGCGCGTGTTCCTGCCAAATTTCGTGGCGCACACGATCATGGCGGCGCTGGCATATCTGTTCTTCGGCGGGTTGAAGCTCTCGCGGCAACGCGCGGAGATCGCGGCCGGTGAGGCCGTGACGTTTGGCCGCGCGCAGATCGTCACGATCGTGGTCACGGTCGCGTGGATCGGGGCGGTGGTGTTGGGTTGGGCAGACTTGGGCCTCGCGGCGTTTGTGGCGGCTTCGCTGCTGATTCTCGTCGGCGCGGTGGACGATGCGGCGGCGACGAAAGCGGTGCCGTGGTCCGTGCTGGTGATGGTGTGCGGCGTCAGCTTGCTGGTGGAGATCGGTCAACGCATGGGCGGCCTGCGGCTCTTCACAACCGGCCTGGCCCAACTCGCGACGCCCGGTTCAGTGAACGGCGTCATGGCGTTCGTGACCGGCTTGGTCTCGACCTACAGCTCGACGTCGGGCGTCGTCTATCCGGCCTTTCTGCCGATGGTGCCGGGGCTGATCGGTGAATTGGGCGGCGGCGATCCGGTCGCGGTGGGACTGAGCATCAATGTCGGGGCGGCGCTGGTCGATGTGTCGCCGTTGTCGACGCTCGGGGCGTTGTGCATCGCGGCGGGCGTCGCGCGCGGCGCGGACGGCAAGGCGATGTTTCGCACGCTGCTGCTGTGGGGATTCGCGATGACGCTCGTTGGAGCCGTTTTCTGCCAGCTCTTCATCGGCTGGTTCGTCTGA
- a CDS encoding TonB-dependent receptor plug domain-containing protein: MIPRTIPGRVSARAIPRLSLTAFALSLASSGLWAQEAAPAEKKAEDITVLSPFVVSSKQVQGYVATTTLAGNGLRTELSDVGSAVSVVTAKFLEDTGSTNLRDVLVYTTGTEVTGLGGNFSGAGFGTEQFREAGLSNRTGTRVRGLAEATQARNFFRSIIPTDSYNTDRIDINRGANALLFGVGSPAGIINYSTTEALIGETSGKVDLRAGSFGSYRVSANYNQTLADDQFAVRVAALQDDEKFKQEPAFNEDRRLFAAIGFSPKALKRGAFSGTTLRANFETGEIDANNPRTLPPQDRISSWFEPYAEWVAAGIPAKPTWNAHQPLGATPRGLGVAQNINRGPTIIFPDHTSADPRDPVGTVNGTPVAGRPFVSTRYYFPGVGLVGTAAHLAPTRLGAGLLSAGYPDAEFYAQPTIADPSIFDFYNQLLDGPNKEEKSKFEAASISLEQLMFRKKLGLQFAYDDQSYQETLMAMIPDDAQYISIDINTVMWDGTPNPNFGRPYVGTAGSAGYSKEDITTYRARVFYDFDFAEHDSRAPWLRWLGRHVVSGLYQKETYDRDTRSGAPYTVLDNWPNGNNQNRAADVGKLVGTLNYLGPSLASASTTRGAGIPRIMANRLDFPATIANYLLLTRSVAPSNATAPQAQYAVRYDNFDVIRADEELTETASGALKARRVLESRAFSLQSFLLDSHIVGTIGWRNERSEIKRVSAPVNPVESNRLVNSPLYSIDAPGAAVQRFESTPRAWSVVAKTPAKWVRRVPGLSSFNVFYGESQNFDPPESTVLNVFGDEIAPASGQTTDFGFMLSAWSDRVTLRTTWYETNQINVRNSSLSTAIGGIMNRHTKAFDAVTNGYEPDSNGDHFPDGYVAPPQVFLDQWKIVTSGNTITVSNPGHIDTSDYVTKGVELELAVKPYAGWSVLLNVTKQEASRSNSGAALRELLFNTPTSTGRTLAEEWSNDNARSIALNAGITTPTQGGTLANEFLRYILNPLNSVLLADGGPAQELRKWRANAVLAYDFTHGALRGVGAGVGARWQDKVAIGYPVVTYEADGLPSDGVDEDTDFRGYDVRNPFLGDDELNWDFWVSYSRPILKERIHWKVQLNVRNAFAGDHLIPIAANPNGQVAVSRIGAPMEWTISSTFAF, translated from the coding sequence ATGATCCCGAGAACAATCCCCGGTCGTGTTTCGGCGCGAGCCATCCCGCGCCTCTCGCTCACCGCCTTCGCGCTTTCGCTGGCCTCCTCCGGCCTCTGGGCCCAAGAGGCAGCGCCCGCTGAAAAGAAGGCCGAAGACATCACCGTCCTGTCGCCTTTCGTCGTCAGCTCCAAGCAAGTGCAGGGCTACGTGGCCACGACCACGCTCGCCGGCAACGGTCTGCGCACGGAACTGTCGGACGTCGGTTCGGCGGTGAGCGTCGTCACCGCGAAGTTCCTCGAGGACACCGGTTCGACGAACCTGCGCGATGTGCTGGTCTACACCACCGGCACCGAAGTCACCGGGCTCGGCGGCAACTTCTCCGGCGCGGGCTTCGGCACGGAGCAGTTTCGCGAGGCCGGTCTCTCCAACCGCACCGGCACGCGTGTGCGCGGACTCGCAGAGGCGACGCAGGCGCGGAATTTTTTCCGCTCCATCATTCCGACCGACTCCTACAACACCGATCGCATCGACATCAATCGCGGCGCCAACGCGCTGCTCTTCGGCGTCGGCAGTCCGGCGGGCATCATCAACTACTCGACGACCGAGGCCTTGATCGGCGAGACGTCGGGCAAGGTCGATTTGCGCGCGGGGTCGTTCGGCAGTTACCGCGTGAGCGCGAACTACAATCAGACGCTGGCTGACGATCAGTTCGCGGTGCGTGTCGCCGCCTTGCAGGACGACGAGAAGTTCAAGCAGGAGCCGGCGTTCAACGAGGATCGCCGGTTGTTTGCCGCCATCGGCTTCAGTCCGAAGGCGCTAAAGCGCGGTGCGTTCAGCGGCACCACGCTGCGCGCGAATTTTGAGACGGGCGAGATCGACGCCAACAATCCCCGCACGCTGCCGCCGCAGGATCGCATCAGCAGCTGGTTCGAGCCTTACGCGGAGTGGGTGGCCGCCGGCATCCCGGCGAAACCGACCTGGAATGCGCATCAGCCGCTCGGCGCGACGCCGCGCGGGTTGGGCGTGGCGCAGAACATCAATCGCGGACCGACGATCATTTTCCCGGATCACACCAGCGCCGATCCGCGCGATCCGGTCGGCACGGTCAACGGCACGCCGGTCGCGGGCCGTCCGTTCGTTTCGACGCGCTACTATTTTCCAGGCGTCGGCCTGGTGGGCACGGCGGCGCATCTCGCGCCGACGCGATTGGGCGCCGGGTTGTTGAGCGCCGGTTATCCGGACGCGGAGTTCTACGCGCAGCCTACGATCGCCGATCCAAGCATCTTCGATTTCTACAATCAGCTGCTCGATGGTCCCAACAAGGAGGAGAAATCGAAGTTCGAGGCGGCGAGCATTTCGCTCGAGCAACTGATGTTCCGCAAGAAGCTCGGCCTCCAGTTCGCTTACGACGACCAGAGCTACCAGGAGACCCTGATGGCGATGATCCCGGACGACGCGCAATACATCTCGATCGACATCAACACCGTCATGTGGGACGGCACACCCAACCCCAATTTCGGCCGTCCCTACGTGGGCACGGCGGGCTCGGCGGGATACTCCAAGGAGGACATCACGACGTATCGCGCCCGCGTGTTCTACGATTTCGATTTTGCGGAGCACGACAGCCGCGCTCCGTGGCTGCGCTGGCTCGGTCGCCACGTCGTTTCCGGTCTCTACCAGAAGGAAACCTACGACCGGGATACGCGTTCGGGCGCGCCCTACACGGTCCTCGACAACTGGCCGAACGGTAACAACCAGAACCGCGCCGCGGATGTCGGCAAGCTGGTGGGCACGTTGAACTACCTCGGACCCTCCCTCGCATCGGCGTCCACGACGCGCGGCGCAGGCATCCCGCGCATCATGGCGAACCGCCTGGATTTTCCGGCGACGATCGCGAACTACCTACTCCTCACGCGCTCCGTCGCACCCAGCAACGCGACCGCGCCGCAGGCGCAATACGCGGTGCGCTACGACAACTTCGACGTCATCCGCGCCGACGAGGAGTTGACCGAGACGGCGAGCGGCGCGCTGAAGGCGCGGCGAGTGCTCGAGTCGCGGGCGTTCTCGCTGCAGAGCTTCCTGCTCGACAGTCACATCGTCGGCACCATCGGCTGGCGCAACGAGCGCTCGGAGATCAAGCGCGTCTCCGCTCCGGTCAACCCGGTCGAGTCGAACCGTCTCGTGAACAGCCCGCTGTATTCAATCGATGCGCCTGGCGCCGCGGTGCAGCGCTTTGAAAGCACGCCGCGCGCGTGGAGCGTGGTGGCCAAGACGCCGGCCAAGTGGGTCCGGCGCGTGCCCGGCTTGAGCAGCTTCAACGTGTTCTATGGCGAATCGCAGAACTTCGATCCGCCGGAATCGACCGTGCTGAACGTCTTCGGCGACGAGATCGCGCCGGCCTCGGGACAGACGACCGATTTCGGTTTCATGCTATCGGCCTGGTCCGATCGCGTGACGTTGCGGACGACGTGGTATGAGACCAACCAGATCAACGTCCGCAACTCGTCGCTCTCGACCGCGATCGGCGGCATCATGAACCGCCACACGAAAGCGTTCGACGCCGTGACCAACGGCTACGAACCCGATTCGAACGGCGATCATTTCCCCGACGGCTACGTCGCGCCGCCGCAGGTGTTCCTCGATCAATGGAAGATCGTGACCTCCGGCAATACGATCACGGTCAGCAACCCTGGCCACATCGACACTAGCGATTACGTGACCAAGGGCGTAGAACTCGAACTCGCGGTGAAGCCTTACGCCGGTTGGTCGGTGCTTCTCAACGTCACCAAGCAGGAGGCCTCCCGCAGCAACAGCGGCGCCGCGCTGCGCGAGTTGCTGTTCAACACGCCGACATCGACCGGTCGCACGCTGGCGGAGGAGTGGAGCAACGACAACGCGCGCAGCATCGCGCTCAACGCCGGCATCACGACGCCCACGCAGGGCGGCACGCTCGCCAACGAGTTCCTGCGCTACATCCTCAACCCGCTCAACAGCGTGTTGCTGGCGGATGGCGGCCCCGCGCAAGAGTTGCGGAAATGGCGCGCCAACGCGGTGCTCGCTTACGATTTCACGCACGGCGCGCTGCGCGGTGTCGGCGCCGGCGTCGGCGCGCGCTGGCAGGACAAGGTTGCGATCGGCTATCCGGTCGTCACCTACGAGGCCGATGGTCTGCCGAGCGACGGCGTCGACGAAGACACGGATTTCCGCGGCTACGACGTGCGGAATCCCTTCCTCGGCGACGACGAACTCAATTGGGACTTCTGGGTCTCCTATTCGCGCCCCATCCTCAAGGAACGCATCCACTGGAAGGTGCAGTTGAACGTGCGCAACGCCTTTGCGGGCGATCATCTGATTCCGATTGCCGCCAATCCCAATGGCCAAGTCGCGGTCAGCCGCATCGGCGCTCCGATGGAGTGGACGATCTCGTCGACGTTCGCGTTCTGA